A genomic stretch from Falco cherrug isolate bFalChe1 chromosome 1, bFalChe1.pri, whole genome shotgun sequence includes:
- the TBC1D9 gene encoding TBC1 domain family member 9 isoform X5, whose amino-acid sequence MWVNPEEVLLANALWVTERANPYFILQRRKGHGGDGGGGGLAGLLVGTLDVVLDSSARVAPYRILYQAPDSLVYWTIACGCSRKEITEHWEWLEQNLLQTLSIFENENDINTFVRGKIQGIIAEYNKINGIKEDDDTEKFKEAIVKFHKLFGMPEEEKLVNYYSCSYWKGKVPRQGWVYLSINHLCFYSFLMGREAKLVIRWVDITQLEKNATLLFPDMIKVSTRSSEHFFSVFLNISETFKLMEQLANIAMRQLLDNEGFEQDRSLPKLKKKSPKKVSALKRDLDARAKSERYRALFRLPKDEKLDGHTDCTLWTPFNKMHILGQMFVSTNYICFTSKDENLCSLIIPLREVTIVEKADSSSVLPSPLSISTKNRMTFLFANLKDRDFLVQRISDFLQQTTSKIYLEKNISGSYISSDDEVFTRSSSLISASPHKSLSSESEGERQFNLNDNGIPTATQALMTMYRRRSPEEFNPKLAKEFLKEQAWKIHFAEYGQGVCMYRTEKTRDLVLKGIPESMRGELWLLFSGAINEMATHPGYYEDLVEKSMGRYNLATEEIERDLHRSLPEHPAFQNEMGIAALRRVLTAYAFRNPNIGYCQAMNIVTSVLLLYAKEEEAFWLLVALCERMLPDYYNTRVVGALVDQGVFEELARDYVPQLYDCMQDLGVISTISLSWFLTLFLSVMPFESAVVVVDCFFCEGIKVIFQLALAVLDANVDKLLNCKDDGEAMTVLGRKTMVTFSLK is encoded by the exons GTCTCCTTGTGGGTACTCTTGATGTTGTCCTGGACTCCAGTGCCAGAGTGGCACCATATCGAATCCTCTACCAAGCACCAGACTCCTTGGTCTATTGGACTATCGCCTGTG gTTGCTCAAGGAAGGAAATCACTGAACACTGGGAATGGCTTGAACAGAATTTGTTGCAAACTCTTTCAATCTTTGAAAATGAGAATGACATAAATACATTTGtcagaggaaaaatacag GGCATCATCGCTGAGTACAACAAAATCAATGGCATCAAGGAGGATGACGATACAGAAAAATTTAAGGAAGCCATAGTAAAATTTCACAAGCTCTTTGGGATGCCGGAAGAAGAGAAATTAGTGAACTACTATTCCTGCAGTTACTGGAAGGGGAAGGTTCCCCGTCAGGGCTGGGTGTATCTCAGCATTAATCACCTTTGCTTTTACTCTTTCCTCATGGGCAGGGAAG CAAAGTTAGTTATCCGCTGGGTCGATATCACTCAACTTGAGAAGAATGCAACACTGCTCTTCCCTGATATGATCAAAGTGAGCACAAGGTCAAGTGAACATTTCTTCTCAGTATTCCTTAATATCAGTGAGACCTTTAAACTCATGGAACAGCTTGCCAATATAGCTATGCGACAGCTTTTGGACAATGAGGGATTTGAACAAGATAGGTCATTAcccaaactgaaaaagaaatcaccCAAAAAAGTATCTGCACTAAAACG ggatCTTGATGCCAGAGCAAAGAGTGAGCGATACCGTGCATTATTCCGACTTCCCAAGGATGAGAAATTAGATGGACACACAGACTGTACTCTCTGGACTCCATTCaacaaaatgcatattttggGTCAGATGTTTGTCTCTACAAACTACATTTGCTTTACTAGTAAAGACGAGAACTTGTGCAGCCTTATTATCCCTCTTCGAGAG GTGACAATAGTGGAAAAGGCAGACAGCTCCAGTGTGTTGCCTAGCCCATTATCAATCAGCACGAAAAACAGAATGACATTTCTCTTTGCCAACTTGAAAGACAGAGACTTTCTTGTACAGAGGATCTCAGACTTCCTGCAACAAACCACTTCAAAAatatacttggaaaaaaatatttctggaagcTATATCAGCTCAGATGATGAG GTGTTCACAAGATCGAGTAGTTTAATTTCTGCCAGTCCTCATAAAAGCCTCAGCTCTGAGTCGGAGGGAGAACGCCAGTTCAATCTCAATGACAATGGCATTCCAACAGCAACCCAAGCTTTAATGACAATGTATAGGCGAAGGTCGCCTGAGGAGTTCAATCCCAAGCTG GCAAAAGAGTTTTTGAAGGAACAGGCCTGGAAGATTCACTTTGCTGAATATGGCCAGGGGGTCTGTATGTATCGTACAGAGAAAACCAGAGACCTTGTGCTGAAGGGCATTCCAGAAAGCATGAGAGGGGAACTTTGGCTACTGTTTTCAG GAGCCATTAATGAAATGGCCACTCATCCCGGCTATTATGAGGACCTAGTGGAGAAATCAATGGGAAGGTATAATCTTGCTACAGAAGAGATAGAGAGGGATCTGCACCGCTCCCTTCCAGAACACCCTGCATTCCAGAACGAGATGGGTATTGCTGCTCTAAGGAGAGTCTTGACAGCTTATGCTTTTAGAAATCCAAACATAGGATATTGTCAG gCTATGAATATTGTCACTTCAGTACTCCTCCTTTATGCAAAAGAGGAGGAAGCTttctggctgctggtggctcTGTGTGAACGTATGCTACCTGACTACTACAACACAAGAGTTGTTG GAGCATTGGTGGATCAGGGTGTCTTTGAAGAGCTGGCTCGTGACTATGTTCCACAGCTTTATGACTGCATGCAGGACTTGGGTGTAATATCCACCATTTCCCTGTCCTGGTTCCTCACTCTTTTCCTCAGTGTAATGCCATTTGAAAGTGCAGTGGTTGTTGTGGattgtttcttctgtgaaggAATAAAGGTGATATTTCAATTAGCGCTTGCTGTCCTCGATGCTAATGTAGACAAGCTGCTTAACTGTAAAGATGATGGAGAAGCCATGACAG